The window gtatggacgggcggcggcggcggcgaaggaggcagCGGCGTCGGGAACGAGCGGAGGCAGGGGCGTCGGGAAGACCAGAAGGGGAACGAGAGAAGGAGAGGGGAGGCGATAAGTTGGGCTGCTGGgccggaggagaggggaggggataaTGTGGGCTGCTGGACTGTTTTGATTGGCTTATTTTTTAACTCAAAGCTTAATTgtcctttgtttttctttttcttttagagGTATATGATGTATATGACAaggtatatgtatgtatatggcaCCGCCTAGCAAACCGCCTTGAAACGCCTAGGCTCGCTTAGGCTCGCCTAGGCTCTATGCGgtgggtcaccgcctagaaACCGCCTAGCGCCTTTTTGAACATTGTTTACAGTACCCTACCGAGTTGCAGTACATGCAAACAGACCAATTGAATCAGACGCCCATCAACTCCAACAAAAGCCAACAATAACATTTTGATGACTTGACCTTTCTCTACAAAAGGGGGAAAATGGAAAACATTTAGGTGGCCTTGTGAGGGTTCATCTAAAAACATTGCTATCCTACCAACTCCAGAAGGCCCCATGTTCATGATTGGAATTTTGAACTTCAAGTAGGATGAGATCAAGACACAAGAAAAAAAGGATCAATAGGACATTAATGATACTGACTATGTTAATTGCAATGTAATGACAATTTTGTATGTGCCTTGTCCTCAATTTCCTCCCAAGTCACCTATAGTAGGGCTGTCTGACCCATTTTTCTTGCCTCTATTTGGCCTTCTGGCTCTGGTTCAGAACTACTAACATCTGCAAGCAGCATGTAATAGAAAACTTCTTTAGCATCTCAAAAACAGCATGGATTATTTAATTTTGGGTTGGAACAGAAGAGCGCCCTTTACATCACAAATGAACTCATCAGGTTTACCTTGTCGGAGTCCTCTGATTCTTTAGTCACATCTCCATTACCAGCTTCAATGTATCCCTGGAGTAGACATACAATCATACAAAGCATTAGTGAAACATGCTATGCATGGCTGCCTAATAGTATTTTACAATCCAGCCGAAATTTCTAAACAGATGGTAATATGCTTAAAACAATGCCCATTGGTAACAGAAGAATGTTCTTTGGACCTCAGCATGGACCACAACAtgcaactttgaccactaataaATCTATAGTGATGTAATTGCAACACAAAGTAAAACTAGAACAGTATGAATATACCATCCAAAACAAATAAATGCAAAAAACTTATCGAGATAACAATAACAGAGGTTCAAAACTTTAACTAAACATTCAAAATGACACTCTTTATGACCAAAGGGAGCATTTTATCATGTCAAAGAACTGCAGTTTAATTTCCACAACAGAATCAAAATCACAGTTAATTAACAGCAAACTTGTTATGTTACTCCTAAACCACcttaacttttttgaaatttcAAATGTTAGTAACCATACTGTTATTAATGAATGTGCATACGCCCTTGTGGTAAGCACCTCAAGTGGGGGAATGGGTGATCATGAGTTCGCGTTAGTAATGGCACTCAAACCTGATGATTAGCAAAGCAACACTAGCGAGTACAGCTATCAGGTTGTACTCTAATCCAAGCACCTGGTTCAAGTGGCTGGAAAATCAACAACAGGAACATGTTGTATTGGTTCAATTATAAGTAATGTGATTAAAAAGAATATCCAACTTGTTCTGTGTGATTCTAATCTATCATCCTTAAATTGAAATATAAGGAAAATGTACTGGTTGTACTATTAAACTATGCCCTGTTTCTTTTCCCTTGGCACGACACACAATAGTGCTTTTTAATTGGTGAACAAATGTTGTAATTGTAAAAGCAATAAAGCATAACATAGTAGGTTCCCCACTTTGGTCTACAATGAAACAGAAACCAACACATCATTATTTCCCCCTTAGCCCCAACCCACAAGTCATGACATAATGTAAGCTACAACTTGCTGACACAAGATCAATTATTTATAACTAGATCTTATAAGTGTGCAAGTGTGCACTTTGGTAGATCCTGAAACTGACAGATCATtttatctatctattatctAAAGCTACATTAGAATATTCCATGCTAACTGATCTAAAGGAGAACCCATTCAACTATAACGAACATCTAATTCCAatgatcaacaacaacaacgaacAGTGCCCGATACATGATATTACCCATACTTGAAACTAACAAAAATCGTGATCCAAGTGATCTCATCCCATCACTCAGCAGCCACCAGTGCATTGTGCGGGAAGATGTATTCCCAACACGGATAATATATCTTTTTTCTCCACATAACAAAACAATCAAGCTATCGTAAGTGGATATTTCTACCTATATGCGCACTTTTATGTATGTCTGCTGGCACAAATGGGCATAGTTGAGACAATACAAAACACAACAAGATAATGGATTGCACAAAACCAAATTCACCAACTCACTCCTAAGATCGTCAAAACAACATTACTTAATCGAAGAAAGTAAATCAACAGGTACACTTCAATTCAAGaaggaaaacaaaataaaaacaaaacgtGAACATTAACAAAACATAAAAATGTGCAATCCCTGTACGCAGTAATTACTTTTGGTGAAGTGAAACATGTGTATATTCAAGCACTATGGAAAATGACTGACACCAAGAATaatgttttactttatttttatttttttgctaAAATAAACTGCTTACCAGTGATATGCTGAGAGAAGGATTGCTTATTTTACAGAGATAATAAGAGCATCCatcattaattttttttctacatGGTGCTTCTAATGTATGGTTGTTTATTGAGGAAATGTTTGACAAATCGTTAGGGACTGATTTTGAATCCATAGATAGGTGTTTAATAGAAGGTGAGCCTTAGCGCAGTGGTAAAGCTGCTGCCTTGTGACCTTGAGGTCACGGGTTCAAGTCCTGGTACCAGCCTCTTGCAGAAATGCAGGAAAAGGCTGCGACAAAAAGACCTAAGTGGTCGGACCCTTCTCCGGACCCTGTGCAAGCGGGAGCTACATGCACTGGGCTGCCCTTTTTTTTAGATTGGTGTTTAATAGTGACAATAAATTGATGCTATCACTGTAGTTACTTCTGCTTCCCTATGGACTATAGGAACTTTGGAACTGCGCAATGGTTATATTTTCTAGGACAAGTTTGGACAGGGATGGGAGAGATCTGGAGGACAGTTTGGGGTACTATTGAattggagaaaaaaaatgttattaTACCATGTTGCTGAAGATGCATCAATGATCAAATGCATCAAGTTGCTGAAACAGGAGATCAAGGAACTTCCAAGGATTATGTTGTCAGATGCATCAAAGGGTAGGATTGCCGCTTCCAGTGATGATCTTGTGTTTGAATCCATTGCATGTGGTAATATGAGCACCGTTGGCATGAGTTCTAAACATATAAATAATCCAATTTTGGCAGCTAGACCCTAGGTGGATGTTGTTGGGGTAGTAAATTAGCTGCAGTCCCTAGTCTGAACATTTTCTGCTTGAAGGCATTGGGCCATAAACTGAAAACACTCTGTTGGTTTCATATCCATGGAACTAGGGGGACTGCATTTATTCTAAAAGAATATAAAAAAGCCTTCATTTCTTACTTTGGCACTATAGGCATCCTACATTTCTGTAAAAAACATAATTTCTACAAGCAATCCTATCACATAGCTAGATGTAAGCTCCAGGGAGAGGGAGGTCAAGCAGCACAGAAGAGATACTGATATTACATGACACTAGCATCGGCATGAAGAGTACTCACTGCTATTGTTGCTTCTTTCTCCTTAagcttctccttttccttgtcTCTCAGCAGCTTGGAGACAAGGCCAGCCCTCCTCTTGCCCTTGGCGATGGCATCCTCCATTTCAGACACTGCAGAAGGCTTCTTGTCGCGGACCTTCCAGATGCCGCCCCTGCGGATGAGCACCTTGGCGGCTTTCCAGTCGTCGATGCTGGTGTCAATGACGGTGACGTCGGTCTTACTGGTGCGCTCCCTGTCGGCCCCCGCGGCGCGCTCCGCCCGGCGgcgcttcttggccttggcgATCTTTTCCTTCTTGTCCTTGTGGGGGCGCGGCTGAGGAGGCAGAACAGAGATCGGCTGGTCGTCGTCAGTCCTCGGGCGGGGCCGGGATTGCTTTCGGAAGGCCTTGGGCGGCGGGGtgcccggcggcgcggaggacggGACCGCAAAGACGTCGGAGATcacggcggcgagctgctgctgctgcggcggctgtGGGGAATTGctagagctagggtttggtcGCGAGGGATtgcgcggcgggcggggctgctgctgcggctgcttgGGCTTAGCGGCGGCTTTGGGAGGCGGCTCCCTGACGACTACGGCGAGGCTGGTCTGGTGATGGGcggaaggaggaggcggcggcacgggcgggGTCGGGGGCGGGGGAGactgggcctgtcgccccccatagagAAGGTCGTCGATGTTGAGGTGGGAGGGGAAGGAGAGGCCCTCTTTGGCGTGCAGCCGGTGGAGCCATACCGGCgtgctagcggcggcggcggcggcggcggtgagcaaCGTTTGGCAGCACGGCATTGCCTTCCGTCCTCTCCCCTCCGGCTGCGACGGGCCGACGGTGGTGGGGACTTTGGGACGGCTGAAGAAGAGGACGAAAAGGTGGAAGGGAAGTGGGGCCCTACTCTGAGAAATAAATTTGGGAGGAAAAAGTCATTTTTGCTTTCCTGAACTATGGGTCGAATTTGAGTTTCCTCCCTAGACTCGAAAACCAGAAATGTTTGGACCCCGAACTTACGAAACCAGGCATGCGACCTCCCGAAGACCGTTTTTAGGCGGTTTTGTCCGACGTGGCACCCTGTCACCAGTCCGCCGTGGAGAGTGGACCGAAGACGTGGcactgggcccacctgtcagtgagACGACAATGAGTCAAATAAAAAATGGCGCTGCCGCCCTCCCCTGCCTCTCGCTCGCCATTCCCCATCCAGCCATAACCCTAGCGGGCTTCCATTCTCGTGCGGTGCAAAACCTAGCAGCCGCCTGCGCGTCGAGCAGTCGGGATGGCAAGTTCACAGAGCTCCAGCGATGCTCGTGGTCCAGCGAGCGCCGACGGCGGCTGGCGCCGCACCTCACCAATCCCCTACCGCAGGGGCCCGTTCGACTACGAGCCAGCCGTGTTCTGCCACTGCGCGAAGAAGGCAGCACTGTGGATCTCCTGGAGCGATGACAATCCGGGACGGAGGTATTTCAAGTGctaccatagtcgggtaagtccaTAGTGCTTAGttgattttgttttgtttgtatttgaaGTGCAATGTTGGGTTGAATCAACGGATTGGGTACACATTGCAGTCTGGATGTTGTAATTTCATGGGATGGTATGAAGGCCCTGTGGATCCGTTCGTCGCTTCTTTGCTCGTCGACTTGCGTGACGCAGTTTGGACTCTGAAGCGTGAAAGGTTGAAGCTGAAGGCTGCTCTTGCTGATGTTGTGGTGAAAATGGAGCAGCAGAAGAAGGAGATCTGTGGGCTGAAGCTTGCAAATGAAGCCTTGATTGCTGGCGACAAGGCAAATGCGCGGAAGCCAGCGATGGCAAGGTTCTGGATCTTTGGTATCCTTGCTTCCGTTGCTGCTGGAGCAGTGTTCAAGTGCTTAGGTTAGGAAATGGTCCTGGTAACATGGTTAGGGGTGACTGACAATTGTAGCTGAATGTGGTAGGTTTTGGTATGTGAACTGTGTGTTCAATGATCCAGCTGAAGGTGTAGTAGGTGATCTGTGTGGTTTGTGAACAATGCTGGTATGTGTTGGATATCTATCTAACATGTTTGTGAACCTGTGATATTGTGGTATTCTGTGGTTTGCAATTTGTGGTTTGTGCTATTCTGTGAAGCAATCTGTGATATTGTGTGATATTGATTTATGTCCAAGTACAGTAGAGTGGTAGTTATGTTGACAACAATATGAAACATAGAAAATAGCAGGCAAATTGTTTGCATAGAACACAGATTTGTCTCAGATACATTACATGACAACCAAAGCCATAAGTTTGGCATACATGACATCACAACCAAAGCCATAAGTTTGGCATACATGACAACCAAGTGTAGCATAGATGACAAGCTCATCTTTTATCAAAGCTTAGCAGAATCCCAGGGAGGGAGAAAGAGGATTGGTGCATTTGAAGTCAATGGTTTCTGTTGCTGTTGCTTCTTTAAGGGTTGTTGTGTAGAGCACTGGGCTGATGCTGATCCAGCTTTGATGTTGATTGTAACATTGGAAGTTGCTGCAGAAGCATTTAGGTTGACAGTAGCTGTCCCAGTTGAAGCAGTGTTAACCCTGGCCTTTGCCTTGGTATGCGCAAGGCCTAATGTTTTTGACTGCAAGCATTGGCAAGAAAAATGTCATATAATTATGTCCAACAACTCAATGTTGTAAAGTTTGTGACAAAATAAATTTACCTTTTTGGTGACAGTAGCTGTCCCAACAGATTTTTGACTTGCAGTTTGTGAGGGGACCTTCCTTTTACTGTTGTTGGTGCTTTGATTTGTGGAACTTAGAGGAAGTGTAGGTGGTGCAGATGGAGCAGGAGCAAGTGGCACTGTTGTAGACTGGCCACCAGATGCAGCAGCTGTGACACTCCTCTTCTTACAAGATGACCTATTGTGCCCAACACCTTTACACTTCTGACATCTAATAACAGTCCCCACTCTTGACATTTTTTATTTGCATTTGGTTGGTCATGAGGTTCCCTTCTCCTCTCTATCTTGGGTCTCCCAGGCATTTTGATGTATCCTGGAGCTTTGAGCTTGGGCCTATCAGATGTTGCCCAGCTATCCTGGCCTTCAACCGGCTCCAAACAATAGTTGTATGTCAGTTTAAAGCTATCCACTAAATAGCAATCTGCAATGAAGTTCTCAAGAGATCCTGTCTTGAAATATATACTGGATATTGCATGGCAGCAAGGCAATCCAGATAACTGCCAGTACCTACAAGAGCAAGTTCTTTCCTGGAGGTCCACTGTGAACCTGTGATCCCAATGCCTGACCTCAAACTTGTCTGCCCCATTACTTATTGCATGGCAATATCCTGAAAGTTTTATGTAGGCATTCAATTTCTTGAGAATGTTTGGACAAATTCTTCCCATCCACCTTTCTGATTTGGCCCTTTGTTCCTGGATCCTAACCATGACTTTCCTTCTAATGGTCTCAAGCATGGTGATGATAGGATAGAACTGAGCCTCAACTATCCACTTGTTGAATGATTCACACAAATTATTATCTACTGAGTCACAGTTTGTCCCTAACCTCAAATAGGCCCTGCTCCAGTGCTGTGGATGAGTCCTCATAATGGCTTGAGCTCCTGTTGGGGTGTACTGAGCTAGCCTGGCTCGAGCAAGATTGAACAACATTGGACTTGAAGTCTTTGCACATGCCCAGAACTTCTTCTGCCATTCCTTCTTGTGGAATTCTTTCTTCCAATTGGCATAGATATGCCTTGCACAATTCCTGTGTTCAGCTTCTGGTGCCCACTTTTCAACAGCATTCAGAATACCCTACAAGAACACAGTGAGTTAGAAAgatattaatttataattatgcAGACTTTTAGAAGTTAGAAGCAACACATACCTTCTGCTGGTCTGAAATGAATACCCAGTTTCTTCCATCTCCAACTTGTATGTCCCTAAACAGCAAATCACAACCAATCCCAGTTGACATTATTCTCTTTGTCTACAACAGCCCATGCAATTGGATACATTTGGTTGTTGGCATCCCTGCCTACAGCTTGAAGCAATTCACCATTGGTTGCTTCTTTGAAAAAGCAACCATCTAGGCCAACAACCTTCCTACATCCTGCCATGAACCCTTTCTTGCATGCATCAAGACAAATGTACATTCTCCAGAAGGTTGGTGGTTCAACATCAGGCTGCTTGTGTATCACAATTGTAGTGCCCACATTACTCCTAAGCAGCTCCAACTGTTAGTCATACAGTCTCTCATACTGTCCTTTGCTAGCATCATAAACCTTTTGCATCACTATTGCTTTGGCTCTCTTCAATTTTGAGATGGACACATCTGCAAACATTTCTTTCTGCATTGTGCTTTTCATCTGGGCAAAATTCCAACTAGGATTAGAGATTATGAACTTCTCATACTTCTCATCTATCCTTCTAGCAGTTACATGCTTGTTGTCCCTTCTAGGTGGACAAGTGTGTTCATTGTTAAATATTGCTATCTGCCAGCTCTCTGACCTAGAGTTCCTTGAGCATAAACAAACCCAAGGACAGTGGGCCCAATCACATCTTGCCCTCACCCTTTTGGGGTCATCCTTGACAAACCTGACTACCTTCCTTTCATGCAAACAATACCTTACTATAACATCCTTGAATTCCTTCTTCTCACTGAATTTCATTCCCAATTCAAACTTGGGTACTTCATCACTGTCTTTGAATCTCTTGTAGtggtctttctttttccttaacTGCCCATCACTGTCAACCTCTTCCACTGAGTCCTCATCATCTGAGTCAGCATATGGAGTATCATAGCCTTCAATGGGAACTTCAATTTCTGATTATTTTGGAGCACGACCACTGACTTACACATCATCTAGTGAAGCCAATCCACCACTTCTCAATCCCTTCTTAAAGGTTTTGAACCTTTTCAATATTTCATctgcttcttcatcttcttcagaAGAACAAGCATCACCAGGTACATAGTCACTATCCTCTGAAGATTCTGACCCATCCCTGTGCCCAGTGCCATCTTTACTTGACTTCCCACTGCTTTCACAGACTTCCTTTCCCTTCTTGGTTGGACTCCTGTAAAAATTTGTAAGCTGTTTGATCTGCCTCTCAATTTCTTCCCTAGACTCAGATCTTGCTTTCATGCAAACCAACTGATCTGTCTGCACCTCTTCAATTTCATCACATGTTGGTTCACCATCATGTGAATCTGTTCCCCCATCAGCCATATCCACTAGCTCATCCTCAAAATCACTTGCATTTGCCTCTccaccatcttcatcttcttccatCTCTGTTGGTTCATCCTCAACATAAATCTCTGCAACTCCACCATCTGTGATGCAGTCAGACATGTATTGGCATGCCTTGTCATCAACCAAAACACGCAGGCCATTTTCTAACTCTTTTCCAGGAAACAACCAATGCATTAacattccttctttcaccacacAATGGTCGCGCAGGTGACCCACTAGCTCCGGTAGAGAAATCTTATCTCTATCTATGTCAGACATTGTCTCGTTGCCTCCACAGTAGTGCGTTTTTTTTCCATCATTCAGgaattccccccccccccccccaaaatggAACCTCACTGCAAGTGTGTCTAGCGGATCCATTGCAATATCTGATGTTCTGGCCTACCTGCGCAAATGCACACCCAATACTACTACTCAGACCAAATCTGACAAACATCGATTAACACAAAGACCGCGACCAATATACAAATCCACCAACAACGATAAAAGAATTCCATTCCCCACTGCCCAACAACAACAATGACTAAAAAACCAACCGCATCTACCTAACAGTCCCTTAATCTATACATTGCACCACCAGATTCAAGAAATCCAGCACAACTTCAATAATCGAATCCTACCTATGTGTCGCGGCGAAGCTCCCCCCGGTCGACTCCTTCGGTCCGCTTGGGAACTCCAACAGTGTGCAGTCGTCGCCCTATGTGTCCCGCTTGCCGGAGGTCGCCCTATGTGTCCCGCCTGCGAAGCCCGCTAGCGTTATGGCTGGATGGGGAATGGCGAGCGAGAGGCAGGAGAGGGTGGCGTCGCCATTTTTTATTGGACTCCCAGGTCGTctcactgacaggtgggcccagtgCCACGTCTTCGGTCCACTCTCCACGGCGGACTGGTGACAGGGCGCCACGTCGGACAAAACCGCCTAAAAATGGTCTCCGGGAGGTCGCATGCCTGGTTTCGTAAGTTCGGGACCCAAACATTTCTGGTTTTCGAGTCTAGGGAGGAAACTCAAATTCGACCCATAGTTCAGGGAGGCAAAAAGGACTTTTTCCAATTTGGGAAGGAAAGGAAGGGGGCAATTTGCCCACATTGATTTGCCAACTTTATGATTTTCCA is drawn from Panicum virgatum strain AP13 chromosome 1N, P.virgatum_v5, whole genome shotgun sequence and contains these coding sequences:
- the LOC120655615 gene encoding formin-like protein 14, producing the protein MPCCQTLLTAAAAAAASTPVWLHRLHAKEGLSFPSHLNIDDLLYGGRQAQSPPPPTPPVPPPPPSAHHQTSLAVVVREPPPKAAAKPKQPQQQPRPPRNPSRPNPSSSNSPQPPQQQQLAAVISDVFAVPSSAPPGTPPPKAFRKQSRPRPRTDDDQPISVLPPQPRPHKDKKEKIAKAKKRRRAERAAGADRERTSKTDVTVIDTSIDDWKAAKVLIRRGGIWKVRDKKPSAVSEMEDAIAKGKRRAGLVSKLLRDKEKEKLKEKEATIAGYIEAGNGDVTKESEDSDKMLVVLNQSQKAK